Proteins from one Nicotiana tabacum cultivar K326 chromosome 23, ASM71507v2, whole genome shotgun sequence genomic window:
- the LOC107799302 gene encoding putative mitochondrial protein AtMg00820: MKDFVSLPGHMSVHYSIANYVSYDGISPKYQAYLAAFCTIPELTTFEEVVQDPRWVDAMQDEIAALESNHTWHVVSLPEGKVPIGCKWIYKVKYKATREVEKFKARLVDKGYSQQEGIDYQETLVQWLRWLLSE; this comes from the coding sequence ATGAAAGACTTTGTGTCACTGCCAGGGCACATGTCTGTTCATTATTCTATTGCCAATTATGTATCTTATGATGGAATATCACCTAAGTATCAGGCATATCTGGCTGCCTTTTGCACTATTCCGGAGCTTACAACCTTTGAAGAGGTTGTTCAAGATCCTAGGTGGGTAGATGCTATGCAGGATGAAATTGCTGCCTTGGAATCTAATCACACCTGGCATGTGGTCTCTTTACCTGAAGGCAAGGTGCCTATTGGCTGCAAGTGGATTTACAAGGTGAAGTACAAAGCTACAAGAGAGGTGGAAAAGTTTAAAGCTAGGCTTGTGGACAAAGGATACAGCCAACAGGAAGGCATTGATTATCAGGAGACATTAGTCCAGTGGTTACGATGGTTACTGTCAGAATAA
- the LOC107799301 gene encoding cytochrome P450 87A3-like, translating into MISVGICIGAFLLIIIIHWVYNWRNPRCNGKLPPGSMGWPLLGETIQFFAPNTASDIAPFVKDRMQRYGPIFRTSVVGRPVIVSTDPDLNYFIFQQEGQLFQSWYPDTFTEIFGRQNVGSLHGFMYKYLKNMVLNLFGPESLKKMMPEVEEAVNNKLNRWSGQTSVEMKEATANMIFDLTAKKLISYDSENSSENLRESFVAFIQGLISFPIDIPGTAYHKCLQGRKKAMKMLKTLLEERRAQPRKEQSDFFDYVLEELQRKDTILTEAIALDLMFVLLFASFETTSLAITLATKFLHDHPLALKELTEEHEAIIRRRENPASGLTWKEYKSMKFTFQVINETVRLANIVPAIFRKALRDVNFKGYTIPAGWAIMVCPPAVHLNPDKYQDPLEFNPWRWEGVEINGASRNFMAFGGGMRFCVGTDFTKVQMAVFLHSLVTRYRWETIQGGDTLRTPGLQFPNGYHIRLSEKDEKIQ; encoded by the exons ATGATATCAGTGGGTATTTGCATTGGAGCTTTTCTTCTTATAATCATTATACATTGGGTTTACAACTGGAGGAATCCCAGATGCAATGGAAAACTCCCACCAGGTTCAATGGGCTGGCCATTACTTGGGGAAACCATTCAGTTCTTTGCCCCCAATACAGCATCAGATATTGCCCCCTTTGTGAAGGACAGGATGCAAAG GTATGGGCCGATTTTTCGAACTAGCGTGGTGGGACGTCCTGTTATAGTATCTACAGACCCCGACCTTAATTACTTCATCTTTCAGCAAGAGGGACAGTTGTTTCAGAGCTGGTATCCAGATACATTCACAGAGATATTTGGAAGGCAGAATGTAGGTTCCTTGCATGGTTTTATGTACAAGTACTTGAAGAACATGGTACTAAACCTTTTTGGTCCTGAAAGTCTGAAAAAGATGATGCCTGAGGTTGAAGAGGCAGTGAACAATAAATTGAATAGGTGGTCAGGTCAGACAAGTGTCGAGATGAAGGAAGCAACTGCCAAT ATGATATTTGATCTAACTGCAAAAAAGCTAATCAGCTATGATTCTGAGAACTCATCGGAAAATCTGCGAGAAAGTTTTGTAGCTTTTATACAGGGATTGATTTCCTTCCCTATTGACATTCCCGGAACTGCATATCACAAGTGCTTACAG GGAAGAAAGAAGGCAATGAAGATGCTAAAGACACTGCTAGAGGAAAGAAGAGCACAGCCTAGGAAGGAACAAAGTGACTTCTTTGATTATGTCTTAGAAGAACTTCAAAGGAAGGACACAATCCTCACGGAGGCAATAGCTCTAGATTTGATGTTTGTACTGCTCTTTGCCAGCTTCGAGACCACCTCTCTGGCTATAACTTTAGCCACTAAATTTCTTCACGACCATCCATTGGCTTTAAAAGAATTAACA GAGGAACATGAGGCAATAATTAGAAGAAGGGAAAATCCAGCTTCTGGACTTACATGGAAAGAATATAAATCAATGAAATTCACATTTCAG GTTATTAATGAAACAGTCAGACTGGCAAATATTGTTCCAGCAATTTTCCGAAAAGCACTAAGAGATGTCAACTTCAAAG GGTATACCATTCCAGCTGGTTGGGCGATTATGGTTTGTCCTCCGGCAGTGCACTTAAACCCTGACAAATATCAAGATCCCCTTGAATTCAATCCATGGAGATGGGAG GGAGTAGAAATAAATGGAGCTTCTCGAAACTTCATGGCTTTTGGAGGTGGTATGAGATTTTGTGTTGGTACAGATTTCACAAAGGTGCAGATGGCTGTCTTTCTCCACTCCCTCGTGACCAGATACAG GTGGGAAACAATCCAAGGAGGAGACACACTGCGGACTCCTGGTCTACAATTTCCCAACGGTTACCACATTAGGCTCTCGGAAAAAGATGAGAAGATACAATAG